One Sinorhizobium fredii NGR234 DNA window includes the following coding sequences:
- a CDS encoding DNA/RNA non-specific endonuclease yields the protein MEISKFADEQLADQIAAGREAVPEVDPIRLIEQVVHRARAGAGVDFDVFESLIGEIDLVEINYLERGLMASRAVCRINVPAPVGDSSDWGTGFLIGPRLLLTNNHVIDSAEDALKATVEFGYELDAEGRLKRTTRFRLSPQDGFVTSPRDALDYTVVAIEENSEDGATPISDFGFLRLDARTGKTEVGQYATIIQHPDAKTKRISLRENKFVKYGDEADPERDNFLWYSSDTANGSSGAAVFTDAWQVVCLHHAGVPDRRMIDGKEHWVLTDKTTAPARIAINLPVDKVHWLANEGVRISKLIADVQERIAAPGFARSTLVDDLVADATGVKAFAGTTPGESIVGPPLVAAPALRLVAAEARRRPTRHTHPANYFDGREGYRSDFLPVEIPLPTLGVNALRHGSPAKVTGAADDVLRYQHFSVVLNANPKRKMAFYTAVNIDGARWTNLERGNDVWFYDPRIPEELQNGDELYGDEPVPSKNYFDRGHLVRRLDPVWGEIRVAKQANDDTFQWTNCSPQYWGFNQGADLWQGLENFLLYNTDDENVQASVFSGPLFRADDEEHRGILIPQFFWKVIAVTDKNDRLYTSGYMVSQQDYALDIPFERLPVGPNSTKPGQNFQVPVAKIIEDTGIVFADEILSADAYSGPSTGRALRTVADIQHPRR from the coding sequence ATGGAAATCTCCAAATTTGCGGACGAACAACTGGCCGATCAGATCGCCGCAGGCCGCGAGGCTGTGCCCGAAGTTGATCCCATACGGTTGATTGAGCAGGTCGTCCATCGGGCGCGCGCTGGGGCCGGGGTGGATTTCGACGTCTTTGAGTCCCTGATCGGCGAAATCGATCTCGTCGAAATCAACTATCTCGAGCGTGGTTTGATGGCATCAAGGGCGGTGTGCAGGATCAATGTTCCGGCACCCGTTGGCGACAGTAGCGACTGGGGGACAGGGTTCTTGATCGGGCCGCGGCTCTTGTTGACCAACAATCACGTCATCGACTCCGCTGAAGACGCTCTCAAGGCTACGGTCGAATTCGGCTACGAACTCGACGCCGAAGGGCGGCTGAAACGCACGACACGCTTTCGGCTTTCCCCGCAAGATGGTTTTGTAACGAGCCCGAGGGATGCGCTCGATTACACGGTCGTTGCGATCGAGGAAAACAGCGAGGATGGCGCGACGCCAATCTCCGACTTCGGTTTCTTGCGTCTCGACGCGCGCACCGGAAAGACGGAGGTCGGCCAGTATGCGACCATCATTCAACATCCCGATGCCAAGACGAAGCGCATCTCGCTCAGAGAAAACAAGTTCGTCAAATATGGGGACGAGGCGGACCCGGAGCGCGACAATTTCCTCTGGTACTCTTCCGATACGGCAAATGGTTCGTCTGGCGCAGCCGTCTTCACGGATGCCTGGCAGGTCGTTTGCCTGCATCACGCAGGCGTTCCAGACCGAAGGATGATCGATGGCAAGGAACACTGGGTGCTGACCGACAAGACAACGGCGCCCGCTCGCATCGCCATCAATCTGCCCGTCGACAAAGTTCACTGGCTCGCGAATGAAGGCGTTCGCATTTCCAAGCTCATCGCCGACGTTCAAGAGAGAATTGCGGCGCCAGGCTTTGCCCGTTCCACCCTGGTCGATGACCTTGTTGCCGATGCGACCGGGGTGAAAGCCTTTGCCGGCACGACGCCAGGCGAGAGCATCGTCGGCCCGCCGCTCGTCGCCGCACCGGCCCTCAGGCTTGTTGCCGCCGAGGCACGACGCCGGCCGACGCGGCATACGCACCCGGCCAATTATTTCGACGGACGCGAAGGATATCGATCGGATTTCCTGCCCGTCGAAATCCCGCTGCCCACACTCGGGGTCAATGCATTGCGGCATGGTTCGCCGGCCAAGGTCACCGGTGCAGCCGACGACGTCCTGCGCTACCAGCATTTCTCCGTGGTCCTGAATGCCAATCCCAAGCGCAAGATGGCCTTCTACACCGCCGTGAACATCGACGGTGCCCGCTGGACGAACCTGGAACGGGGAAATGACGTGTGGTTTTACGACCCGCGCATCCCCGAGGAACTGCAAAACGGCGACGAACTCTATGGCGACGAGCCTGTGCCATCGAAGAACTATTTCGATCGCGGTCACCTCGTGCGCCGCCTCGATCCGGTTTGGGGCGAGATCCGCGTTGCCAAGCAGGCCAATGACGACACGTTCCAGTGGACCAATTGCTCGCCGCAATATTGGGGCTTCAATCAGGGCGCCGATCTCTGGCAGGGTCTGGAAAATTTCCTGCTCTACAACACCGACGACGAGAATGTTCAGGCTTCGGTCTTCTCCGGGCCGCTGTTTCGCGCGGACGATGAAGAGCACAGGGGAATTCTGATCCCGCAGTTTTTCTGGAAGGTCATTGCGGTAACCGACAAGAACGACAGGCTCTATACCAGCGGCTACATGGTCAGTCAGCAGGACTATGCCCTCGACATTCCGTTCGAACGACTCCCGGTCGGGCCGAACAGCACAAAACCTGGTCAAAATTTCCAGGTCCCGGTGGCAAAGATTATCGAAGACACCGGTATTGTCTTTGCAGACGAGATCTTGAGCGCCGACGCCTATTCCGGACCGTCAACCGGGCGAGCATTGCGCACCGTGGCGGACATACAGCATCCCCGGCGCTGA
- a CDS encoding methyl-accepting chemotaxis protein: protein MGWVDRLLSRFKIRTKVMLLVLPFILSISAVGVTGMLASGLLQSRMAISNDVAASLRGFKDVYAAMIGFLDQTTEENRALVFSKLDEQRAALDAAGARLTPKAEGWAELESASAALSAINGRMDDLWALHADEARLEAGIKEALGVISTSQADLLTAATAFDKSISTQEDDAKEKLRDAQRILSATSFVVALRDAFAARKDDGEGYRAIAAAMGDLKIHQKLLPIALPKKSKPLGKAFSANVRALSALVDDKARPPENIEKILDVFAELKALKEPLEAAATAKMQHVSTTFEELDASVAKAGLVMQDTRHLTDAIYLTRIALAEFMLDRSAEKQSTLAMHLAQCRNALFALSSTAGDLGFAGEQSTKLATSFDRIEQSAVELVGATGKRTQQFQAAADEIDHIGEQISLFADLQRSAAGRQSQDANRLSIGAMVLGVIIALVSGAALVLTLKGPIGEITQTMRNLAGGLLDTAVANRNRADEIGEMARALDVFKTNAKARIALEQRSEQERVAAHAERERNEAEKLRRDQEIAFAVDALADGLDAMAKGRLTSTIETPFAPALDKLRTDFNAAVAGLRQTLLDIRTTSSVIQGSGRQMAEGAKALSGRTEQQAASLEETAASVDEIVATIRRAGDQAANADNTVSKAKQDADRSTVVVGNATAAMGRIEAASSHIGHIIEVIDDIAFQINLLALNAGIEAARAGEAGKGFAVVAQEVRELAQRSAGAAREIAALIGNSTAEVAKGAGLVSETGAALLDISKHILEISTQIEAIALSSREQASSIAEVNVAITRLDQLTQSNAAMAEETQAASWTLSGEADYLMQLVDRFDLGENSGSASETMKAA, encoded by the coding sequence ATGGGCTGGGTCGATCGCCTCCTCTCGCGTTTCAAAATCCGAACGAAGGTGATGCTGCTGGTGTTGCCCTTCATCCTGAGCATCAGCGCGGTCGGGGTGACTGGCATGCTCGCATCCGGGCTTCTGCAAAGCCGCATGGCGATATCCAACGACGTCGCGGCATCGCTGCGCGGCTTCAAGGATGTCTATGCGGCAATGATCGGCTTTCTCGACCAGACGACCGAAGAAAACCGGGCGCTCGTCTTCAGCAAGCTCGACGAGCAGCGCGCCGCGCTCGACGCTGCCGGCGCACGCCTGACGCCGAAGGCCGAAGGCTGGGCGGAGCTCGAAAGCGCATCCGCGGCGCTTTCTGCGATCAACGGCCGAATGGACGACCTTTGGGCTCTGCATGCCGATGAAGCCCGCCTCGAAGCCGGCATCAAGGAGGCCTTGGGGGTCATCTCGACATCGCAGGCGGATCTCTTGACCGCCGCCACCGCGTTCGACAAGTCGATCTCCACGCAGGAAGACGACGCCAAGGAGAAACTGCGTGACGCGCAAAGGATCCTCTCTGCGACAAGCTTTGTCGTTGCGCTCAGAGATGCATTTGCCGCGCGCAAGGACGATGGCGAGGGCTATCGGGCGATCGCCGCAGCCATGGGCGACCTGAAGATTCACCAGAAGCTGCTACCGATCGCGTTGCCGAAGAAATCCAAGCCGCTGGGCAAGGCCTTTTCGGCCAACGTCAGGGCCTTGAGTGCGCTGGTGGATGACAAGGCGCGCCCGCCGGAAAACATAGAGAAAATCCTGGATGTCTTCGCTGAGCTCAAAGCGCTTAAGGAGCCGTTGGAGGCGGCGGCGACCGCGAAGATGCAGCATGTGTCGACGACTTTCGAGGAGCTCGATGCCTCGGTTGCCAAGGCCGGGCTCGTAATGCAGGACACGCGGCATCTCACCGATGCCATCTACCTGACGCGCATCGCACTTGCCGAATTCATGCTCGACCGTTCCGCAGAAAAGCAGTCGACATTGGCAATGCACCTCGCGCAATGCCGCAACGCGCTCTTTGCGCTGAGCTCCACGGCGGGCGATCTCGGCTTCGCCGGGGAGCAGTCGACCAAGCTCGCAACCTCCTTCGACCGGATTGAACAGTCCGCCGTCGAACTTGTCGGCGCCACCGGCAAGCGCACACAGCAATTCCAGGCCGCTGCCGACGAGATCGACCATATCGGCGAGCAGATATCGCTGTTCGCCGACCTGCAACGGAGCGCCGCCGGGCGCCAGAGCCAGGATGCCAATAGGCTGTCCATCGGCGCCATGGTTCTGGGCGTGATCATCGCTCTCGTTTCCGGCGCGGCGCTGGTGCTCACGCTGAAGGGGCCGATCGGGGAGATCACCCAGACGATGCGCAATCTGGCCGGTGGCCTGCTCGACACGGCTGTCGCTAACCGGAACCGCGCCGACGAGATCGGCGAGATGGCGCGTGCCCTCGACGTCTTCAAGACCAATGCGAAGGCGAGGATCGCGCTCGAACAGCGGTCCGAGCAGGAGCGCGTCGCCGCCCATGCCGAGCGTGAGCGAAACGAGGCGGAAAAGTTGCGCCGCGACCAGGAAATCGCCTTCGCAGTCGACGCACTGGCAGATGGGCTCGACGCCATGGCAAAGGGCCGGCTGACCTCAACGATCGAGACACCCTTCGCCCCGGCGCTTGACAAACTGCGCACCGATTTCAACGCCGCCGTCGCGGGCCTCAGGCAAACCCTCCTCGACATCCGCACGACGTCGTCCGTCATCCAGGGAAGCGGCCGTCAGATGGCCGAGGGCGCCAAGGCGCTCTCCGGTCGCACCGAGCAGCAGGCCGCGTCGCTCGAAGAAACAGCCGCAAGCGTTGATGAGATCGTCGCCACCATCCGCAGGGCAGGCGACCAGGCGGCCAATGCCGACAATACGGTCTCCAAGGCCAAGCAAGACGCCGATCGCTCCACCGTGGTCGTGGGCAATGCGACTGCGGCCATGGGGCGGATTGAGGCCGCCTCCAGCCATATCGGCCACATCATCGAGGTCATCGACGACATCGCATTCCAGATCAATCTGCTGGCGCTCAACGCGGGCATCGAGGCGGCGCGCGCCGGCGAGGCCGGCAAAGGTTTTGCCGTGGTCGCGCAGGAGGTGCGGGAACTCGCGCAGCGGTCCGCCGGGGCTGCTCGGGAGATTGCCGCGTTAATCGGAAACTCCACGGCCGAAGTCGCCAAGGGCGCCGGCCTCGTCTCCGAAACCGGTGCTGCGTTGCTGGATATCTCCAAGCACATCCTCGAGATCTCGACCCAGATCGAAGCAATCGCGCTGTCGAGCCGGGAGCAGGCTTCGTCGATCGCCGAGGTGAACGTTGCAATCACGCGGCTTGATCAGCTGACGCAAAGCAACGCGGCCATGGCCGAGGAGACGCAAGCCGCGAGCTGGACGCTGTCGGGCGAGGCGGACTACCTGATGCAACTCGTCGACCGGTTCGATCTTGGTGAGAACAGCGGCAGCGCATCGGAAACAATGAAGGCTGCCTGA
- a CDS encoding DUF433 domain-containing protein, translated as MEAHMPAVAEMLKASEAAVVSRVSLRDVNRVIDEHILPEAFVSLDNGRHVLAGACSLIAFYFESARRLTSEERLFAIRIAEGRLARARTLPWSALLREDWTVHHEFLTIDLMPFMRGASERLDDLAAAREIVTSSPDILGGTPVVRGTRVPVYDVAASVAAGHSVERMLEAWPSLDAEKIRLASIYAEANPLRGRRRVFGDLPEGSVIVSDRRVARRRKTG; from the coding sequence ATGGAGGCCCACATGCCCGCAGTTGCGGAAATGCTGAAGGCGAGCGAGGCTGCCGTCGTCTCGCGCGTGAGCCTACGCGACGTCAATCGCGTCATCGATGAGCATATTCTGCCAGAAGCCTTCGTGTCGCTTGACAACGGTCGCCATGTCCTGGCCGGGGCCTGCTCCCTCATCGCCTTCTATTTCGAGAGCGCCCGCCGTCTCACCTCGGAAGAGCGGCTGTTTGCCATCCGGATAGCAGAGGGTCGACTGGCAAGAGCGCGTACGCTCCCTTGGTCCGCCCTGTTGCGCGAGGACTGGACCGTGCACCACGAGTTTCTGACGATCGATCTTATGCCCTTTATGAGAGGTGCGAGCGAACGACTGGACGACCTTGCCGCAGCACGAGAGATCGTCACATCCTCGCCCGACATCCTTGGCGGTACGCCTGTCGTCCGGGGCACCCGCGTTCCGGTCTATGATGTTGCCGCATCCGTAGCTGCCGGTCATTCGGTGGAGCGCATGCTGGAGGCCTGGCCTAGCCTGGACGCGGAAAAGATAAGGCTTGCCTCAATCTACGCGGAAGCGAACCCCTTGCGCGGCCGGCGCCGCGTCTTCGGCGACCTTCCCGAAGGCTCGGTCATCGTCTCAGATCGTCGCGTCGCCCGTCGCAGGAAGACGGGATGA
- a CDS encoding DUF5615 family PIN-like protein: protein MKFLIDECLSPELAKMAIEKGHGETSHVVWMKLGGLKDWELKPIILEGDWTFVTKNSVDFRGPKDKPGTKGQYADVAIHAGLICLNGHPAWTSTCRSSCLSRR from the coding sequence ATGAAGTTTCTCATCGATGAGTGTCTCAGTCCTGAACTGGCAAAAATGGCTATCGAAAAAGGCCACGGCGAAACAAGCCATGTCGTCTGGATGAAACTGGGCGGCCTGAAGGACTGGGAGCTTAAACCAATCATCCTTGAGGGCGACTGGACGTTTGTCACGAAGAATTCGGTCGATTTCCGGGGACCAAAAGACAAGCCGGGCACCAAGGGGCAATATGCCGACGTCGCCATCCATGCCGGGCTGATCTGCCTTAACGGCCACCCGGCATGGACCTCGACATGCAGATCGAGCTGTTTGAGCAGGCGTTGA
- a CDS encoding SDR family NAD(P)-dependent oxidoreductase, whose amino-acid sequence MQGMNIAVVGGASGFGLETAKLMVRDGVSKIVVIDINQERLDAAKGELAGKGTEIFTVVRDIARAEGAHASFDAAVKTAGRIRSSICAAIYPRAPLLEITDDMWDAENAINIKGTYHMMVAAVKHMQGHKAEGEVSGRIVNITSVDAFKAHPQNAHYAATKAAVVSLTRSFAHAFAKDQVLINSVAPAGMATEKAKSLGFLGELAAANPLGRAAEPAEIAEFVVMVAGPKNTYMTGEQVIVLGGYIYA is encoded by the coding sequence ATGCAGGGTATGAACATCGCCGTCGTCGGTGGTGCGAGCGGCTTCGGCCTCGAAACGGCAAAGCTCATGGTCCGTGACGGCGTGTCGAAGATCGTCGTCATCGACATCAATCAGGAGCGTCTTGATGCAGCGAAGGGAGAGCTGGCCGGAAAAGGCACCGAGATTTTCACGGTCGTCCGCGACATCGCACGGGCAGAAGGCGCGCACGCTTCCTTCGACGCTGCGGTCAAGACCGCAGGGCGCATCCGCTCGTCAATTTGCGCAGCGATCTATCCGCGCGCACCGCTGCTCGAAATCACCGACGATATGTGGGACGCTGAAAATGCTATCAACATCAAGGGCACCTATCACATGATGGTGGCGGCGGTGAAGCACATGCAGGGCCACAAGGCCGAGGGCGAAGTTTCCGGACGCATCGTCAACATTACCTCTGTCGACGCTTTCAAGGCGCACCCGCAGAACGCACACTACGCCGCGACCAAGGCCGCGGTCGTCAGCTTGACCCGGTCCTTTGCGCATGCGTTCGCCAAGGATCAGGTTCTGATCAACTCCGTCGCGCCGGCGGGCATGGCGACCGAAAAAGCCAAATCTCTTGGCTTCCTCGGCGAGCTTGCCGCGGCCAATCCGTTGGGCCGGGCTGCCGAACCAGCAGAAATTGCAGAATTCGTAGTGATGGTCGCGGGCCCGAAGAATACATACATGACCGGTGAACAAGTGATCGTCTTGGGTGGTTACATCTACGCCTGA
- a CDS encoding SDR family oxidoreductase, producing MNRYEVALVTGASSGIGKAIALELASAGLRVLALGRDRAALDELHSTAGIVPVVFDLSDVSEVYGKIAGEKIDVLVNNAGLLTASASLVDLSEDDIDAMIDINIRSVFKLTRHVLKQMIERRRGHIFFTGSSGGLAPHPNSSVYGATKAAVSLFSSALRCDLIGLPIRVTELFPGRVETNLYRTALGKEGAKKKLYDDNEAIQPEHMARLLRTALELPDFVDVTRLEVMPTGQVVGGAQMSKLSR from the coding sequence ATGAACAGATACGAAGTTGCCCTTGTCACAGGGGCCTCGAGCGGTATTGGGAAGGCAATCGCGCTTGAGCTTGCCTCGGCCGGGCTCAGGGTCCTTGCTCTTGGCAGGGACCGTGCTGCGCTTGACGAGCTTCACTCGACCGCGGGCATCGTGCCCGTCGTGTTCGATCTCTCTGACGTTTCCGAAGTCTATGGGAAAATCGCGGGGGAAAAGATCGACGTGCTGGTGAACAACGCCGGATTACTCACCGCCTCGGCAAGCCTCGTCGACCTGTCTGAAGACGATATTGACGCAATGATCGACATCAACATTCGGTCGGTCTTCAAGCTGACGCGGCATGTCCTGAAGCAGATGATCGAACGTCGCCGCGGCCATATCTTTTTCACCGGTTCAAGCGGCGGCCTTGCCCCTCATCCCAACTCTTCCGTTTACGGCGCGACGAAGGCGGCCGTCAGCCTGTTTTCATCTGCACTGCGCTGCGATCTGATCGGTCTACCGATCAGGGTGACGGAGCTTTTTCCCGGCCGCGTTGAGACGAACCTCTATCGGACAGCGCTCGGCAAAGAGGGCGCAAAGAAGAAGCTCTACGACGACAATGAGGCGATCCAGCCCGAACACATGGCGCGACTGCTGCGTACGGCGCTGGAGTTGCCGGACTTCGTCGACGTAACCCGCCTGGAAGTGATGCCGACGGGCCAAGTAGTCGGCGGCGCCCAGATGTCCAAACTTTCTCGTTAA
- a CDS encoding aminotransferase class I/II-fold pyridoxal phosphate-dependent enzyme, which produces MARGLAKIPELQFTPPDGAFYAFIGVGNLIGRKTPDGTVLADDTAIAAYLLNEFGLSSVPGAAFGSPSFIRLSIAASDAELESACERLAKLVASLSK; this is translated from the coding sequence ATGGCGAGAGGATTGGCGAAGATCCCCGAACTCCAATTCACCCCTCCGGACGGTGCCTTCTACGCCTTCATCGGCGTTGGCAATCTCATTGGTCGCAAGACCCCGGACGGAACCGTTCTCGCTGATGATACAGCTATCGCAGCCTATCTCCTCAACGAATTCGGTCTGTCCAGCGTTCCGGGTGCTGCCTTCGGCTCGCCTTCGTTCATCCGCCTGTCGATTGCCGCTTCGGACGCGGAACTCGAAAGCGCGTGTGAACGTCTCGCCAAGCTGGTTGCGTCGCTTAGCAAATAG
- a CDS encoding UPF0149 family protein: MAAAAMPLEELERWLQARVDRQPIATSLAMLDGYVAAIVAGPVSMSPLDWICPLLAIDADAFNHGDTPEFAAIFAVALRHNDISNVLRPRPTSSSRCTGANPW; encoded by the coding sequence ATGGCGGCCGCCGCGATGCCGCTTGAGGAACTCGAGCGATGGCTGCAGGCTCGCGTTGATCGGCAGCCTATCGCCACCAGTCTCGCCATGCTCGACGGCTACGTTGCCGCGATCGTGGCCGGACCGGTGTCGATGAGTCCGCTCGACTGGATCTGCCCGCTGCTCGCCATCGATGCCGATGCTTTCAACCACGGCGATACCCCGGAGTTCGCAGCGATCTTCGCCGTCGCGCTGCGCCATAACGACATCAGCAACGTCTTACGACCGCGCCCGACCAGTTCGAGCCGATGCACCGGCGCAAACCCATGGTGA
- a CDS encoding UPF0149 family protein, with the protein MTTSATSYDRARPVRADAPAQTHGDVDPCPWCQGFYAATRLRLPAWAPLLDAGNVNHSLLLPILLHCRDDRGRPLPEPPRRGSETGDFLRNAYAFIPAAVDAMRQYWMPIRYARAR; encoded by the coding sequence ATAACGACATCAGCAACGTCTTACGACCGCGCCCGACCAGTTCGAGCCGATGCACCGGCGCAAACCCATGGTGATGTTGATCCGTGCCCCTGGTGTCAGGGATTCTACGCCGCGACGCGGCTCAGGTTGCCGGCGTGGGCGCCGTTGCTGGACGCTGGTAACGTCAATCACAGCCTGCTTCTGCCCATCCTGCTGCACTGTCGCGACGATCGGGGCCGTCCGCTGCCCGAACCGCCACGAAGGGGCTCCGAGACCGGGGACTTTCTCCGTAACGCCTACGCCTTTATTCCAGCGGCCGTCGACGCCATGCGCCAATACTGGATGCCGATCCGCTACGCACGCGCCCGCTGA
- the nolL gene encoding nodulation factor fucose acetyltransferase NolL, which translates to MGYAAVPPVERGSCSAGANNRDITFDFVKGILIILVVLGHLLQLVIYRNTDNFWLSPYFKAIYMFHMPLFMAISGYLASGTILRTSFCRAVGDRAVQLLIPMLFWCALIETAKLAAFFHFSGVTAGLLDFSRELVGTYWFLWAVLASFLLTKLFAAFNLLSKWILCASAIVIALMPITLSIVPLLRYTYPFFCLGFLFAQTIEEQANTMLRHKSLLMFSCWAVACLCFLDWGRDTYAYNNLVLVHDAQSAKQVLLMFTGSAAAAAVAAQSLFHCWRVLCSTRLARLVAVELGQSTLLLYLVQGAVFRLTDLIQFGELWDGKTRIVVASAIGAAIFGAATAVLWIVNDLGYVSRIIVGAPRRLKRSS; encoded by the coding sequence ATGGGGTACGCCGCAGTCCCCCCTGTGGAGCGCGGTTCGTGCTCCGCAGGGGCGAACAATCGCGATATAACCTTTGATTTTGTCAAAGGCATTCTCATAATTTTGGTAGTATTGGGTCATCTATTACAATTGGTGATCTATCGAAACACAGATAACTTTTGGTTGTCGCCGTATTTTAAGGCGATCTATATGTTTCACATGCCCCTCTTTATGGCCATAAGTGGATATCTTGCTTCTGGAACAATTCTGCGAACATCGTTTTGTCGCGCCGTCGGTGATCGTGCGGTTCAATTACTGATTCCAATGCTGTTTTGGTGCGCACTTATTGAAACAGCCAAGCTAGCCGCGTTTTTTCACTTCAGCGGCGTGACTGCCGGACTTCTGGACTTTTCACGTGAATTGGTTGGCACATATTGGTTCTTGTGGGCAGTACTTGCTTCTTTCCTTCTCACAAAGCTCTTTGCGGCTTTCAACCTTTTATCGAAATGGATCCTGTGCGCGTCTGCAATTGTGATCGCACTTATGCCTATCACATTATCGATAGTACCATTGCTGAGATATACCTATCCGTTCTTCTGTTTGGGGTTCTTGTTTGCCCAGACGATCGAGGAGCAGGCGAACACCATGCTACGTCACAAATCTCTTTTGATGTTCTCATGCTGGGCAGTGGCTTGCCTGTGCTTTCTTGATTGGGGGAGGGACACTTACGCTTACAACAATCTTGTTTTAGTTCATGATGCACAATCGGCTAAACAGGTCTTGCTGATGTTCACCGGGTCTGCAGCCGCTGCAGCAGTGGCGGCGCAATCTTTGTTTCACTGTTGGAGGGTTCTATGCTCGACTCGATTAGCTCGCCTTGTTGCGGTGGAGCTTGGTCAAAGTACTTTGCTGCTTTACTTAGTTCAGGGCGCCGTCTTTCGCTTAACGGACTTGATACAATTCGGAGAACTTTGGGACGGCAAGACCAGAATTGTCGTTGCAAGTGCGATTGGAGCGGCGATTTTTGGCGCCGCGACGGCAGTTCTCTGGATTGTGAACGACCTTGGATACGTGTCACGGATAATCGTCGGAGCGCCGCGACGTCTCAAGAGATCATCATGA
- a CDS encoding tyrosine-type recombinase/integrase: MHSVRQVYNRSVEKLAERAAARRPEYPVSQCQRPRHTMAMDLLQAGVDRAVIALCLGHESVETTQIYLEATLAMKEAALAKTSPYSGKSSRFRPDDNLLGFLNSL, translated from the coding sequence CTGCACTCCGTTCGCCAAGTCTACAATCGCAGTGTTGAGAAACTCGCTGAACGAGCCGCAGCGCGGAGACCAGAGTATCCTGTTTCCCAGTGCCAGAGGCCGAGGCACACAATGGCCATGGACCTCCTGCAGGCGGGCGTAGACCGGGCCGTAATCGCCTTGTGCCTCGGCCATGAATCCGTCGAGACCACACAGATTTATCTCGAGGCGACATTGGCGATGAAGGAGGCAGCCTTGGCAAAGACCTCCCCATATTCCGGCAAGTCATCCCGCTTTCGACCCGATGACAATTTGTTGGGGTTCTTGAACAGCCTGTGA
- a CDS encoding tyrosine-type recombinase/integrase, whose amino-acid sequence MTLLQSGVDLLTIQAWLGHAQVATTHRYAAADVEMMRRGLDKAGVAGSQPARFQPKDALLRLLEAI is encoded by the coding sequence ATGACGCTTCTGCAATCCGGTGTGGACCTGCTGACCATCCAGGCCTGGCTAGGCCACGCGCAGGTGGCCACGACGCATCGCTACGCGGCAGCCGACGTCGAGATGATGCGGCGCGGCTTGGACAAGGCGGGCGTTGCCGGCAGCCAGCCGGCTCGGTTCCAGCCGAAGGATGCCTTGCTGCGATTGCTGGAGGCCATCTGA